The genomic region ATGACTAAGTTGAAAGTTACAACTCCCAAAAGTTTGACTAGTGAAAATCcaaatttctaattttcaaaaaaatttcaagtgtGAAAAGGGTTGGTTAGGCCTTTTACACTTTTCCTAAATATTATAAGGTAATTATACATTTTAGATAAAGTAGGCAAGTGGAGGTGATAAAAGAGTGGTGTAGATTGTGTCTGTAACATGCAAATTATCATAATGAGAAATCCCATGAGTGTTCATTGTTATTTTCTGAAGGTTATAGTTTTGTTTCATTGGGATAATAGAAAGCAAGTGATTTTTTCTTGcattttatgtttattttattgTCGTTGTGTTTGAGTTTGCAAGGGGAGTACCcaagatcacacatacaaatattttttttaaacctaCAAGGTCACATAAGATCACTCCACAATTACCTCTCTCATTTTTTTATTACTCCAATTTAGATGATCATGGTGGTAAattttcaaaagttgcaaaagtgtCAATTTTGTTCAATAAAAATTTACAATTTAGCATAACTTTCATTATATTTGTTGTTGGGCTGAACCGTCGGCACCAAAACATCTAGGAGGGCAATTTTACACTAGGCTTGGTCTTGTTTTGCTCCCTAGCTCACCTGAACATTTTAGGCTACACCGTACCAATGCATTATCTTAAGTgccccaagaaaaaaaaaatgccAAACTTTGATGTGCTAAACTAACTACTAAAAACATTGAGGTGACTAGGTGAACACTGAAGGAGGCCTTGTTTCATGTTATAGCTACCCCAGTTGTCGCAGGCTACATTGCTTTGACTATGACAATGTGACAATGGATTGTTATGTGGATTAGGGCAACTGTAAAGATATCCAATTACATATATCTCAACTTTTATCAACCCAAATTCATTTTCTTCTAATGGCAATGAATACAAGATTACAAAATGCTTCAAAGGTGATATGTCGATCATGAAACAATTAAGATTGCAATCATTTGAAAAATCCATGTATGCATCCAACTATACATGATCATGCTCCTTGTTATCAAGATCATAACTCAATGTAGATCACACTCTTCAGGCTACTTCAACAATTGATATAACTTAAAGAGTGTTCAACTTCACTTTATGCACTTATCTATGGTGTTGTTCTAATTGCACTTGTAGCTCCACACTCCTTTTTGTGTTTGGGACTAGTTTCTCCAATCTTGAGGCTATtattactatggattgtcattggTGAATGGTTTATTTCATTGTTGTCTATTATGTTTCAACAAACTAATCTTATCGCTACGGTCTTTTTCAATAATTTTGTTCCTGATATATAATTGTTATtgtaaactattttttttaaactaacttcatccaattaaaaaaaatttgaaattgaaattcatttaACATTAGCACATCATATTGTAAGTCATTTTACTATCAATAACTTTAAGGTGACACACCAATTTGAAAGGTTAACCTAGTATGTATGATTAATGATACCATTTATAAAATACTAATCAATAAGCATGATGTGTGGGTTAATAGACTAGAATTCCACAAATTTCATGTTAACAAGTTTTTAaaacatattattaaaaaataatcattccataaataaaattatatcacaataatgtgttatatatatatatatactaacataattataataaaaaataaaaaatatagtaaaTAAGTATTTAAAAAGATCAAAATCTTATTATAATACATTTATCGCTTATATTAAATTTCTAACTCAATGGAACTTATATAAGTAATTGTgacaatatttaaataatttaaatttcatCTTTACAAATATAAGGTAGggaaaattaatatgttttaataagataaataaaattatatcacaATAATGCAAtagtataataaatattaaaaaaatcaaaattatattgaaataataaacatcaaaaaaaaatatattataatatatttaatagtTTATTAAATTTCTAACTTAATAGAACATATAAGTAATTGCgacaatattaaataatttaactaTCGTCTTTACAAATTGGAAGAATTTAAtgctttttaataaaataaatgtttCAAATATAAATTTTTGATAATAAGTTTAATGCATCCCATTGCATGGTGACAATTCGATTGAAGGGTTATCTCTTCCTTTCTGTCAAACTCACCTAAAGATTGCCACTAGGTTGCCTTGGTAAGCATGTAAACATATGAAGAGAGTGGTCCTGAACCCCAGTGAACATTAATATTACTTTTCTCTACATACATTTACAGAATGCCTAGATGCAAATCATAACACAGCTTAGGTTGTAGAATGCTTGATCTACACTCCATCCTGTTACCACTGAAACTTCTATGCTACTAGACAATATGTGAAATTGTCTCTTAGGAGGACTAGATGAACTGTTGATAACATCCACATGACCAGGCAGTTGATAATTCGAAGTTTAACTAACTTTATCTGCAATCTGTTAATGATTTAATCATTAGGGGTACTATATCAGTTAGTCTCTATATTTCAGTTTTGGTGGTTTTTGTATGATAGTTGAACTGTTCCATCGCTGCCTTATTTACTAATTCTTTTTTATTCAAATAATACATgcagttttactttgtcattttttccTTTCTATTAAAATCCCGGCCTAACAAATCAACTAAAGAAACCTAAGAAATTGAAAATTGTGGTTTGGTTCAGGGAGATATCCCTCGTTCTTAGTGGTTTTCTAACACTAACAAACATGAACAAAGTACAAACCCAACGAATCTCAAATGCACTGAAGAATTCTGTAATAGTGAAAACTAGCTCAAAATTGAGATTTATATAAAACTTCATATAAGCATCCAATACAGGCTTAAGTTATAAGACATTTAGAAACATATTCTTAAACTGAACATAATTAGATAATCTGAACTTCTTTAACTCATCATTGAAATGTGTAGAAAGCTTATACTATACGATCAGTAGAGGAGACAGCTTGCAGAATTTTTCACCTCTTGTTTAATTCACACCCAAATACCAAAACAGCTAAGTTCCTTATTTGACACAACAAAAATCTTAGACAAATACCTTAGacaagaaaatattttttatttttatgctgCTAGATGATTATTGATTTATCATTACTAAGCAGATCTTTTAGAGACTCATAAAAGATACACAACCGTAACAATCCAAGATGGTACATGGAAAGATAATCTGTCTCTGCTACTACAGCTTGCTAGAAATGGTGATATTTCGCAATCTAGATTTTGGGTTTGAGTCCTTTGGAACAATGACAGTCAACAGTCCATTTTCAACTTGGGCTTTTATATGATCCATCTTCACATTGTCAGGCAAGCTAAACTGCCTAGAGAAACTTCCTTTCCCTCGTTCCATGCAGTGCCAAATGCCCTCTGGTTTATCTTCCTCTTTCACCTTTTCTCCATTAATATGGATAATGTAACCATCTTCCACCTGAACCTTTATATCATCTTTGTTCATCCCTGCCAATTGACAAAGAATATTGGGAGTATTGGTCTCTTTTCTATTCTTGCAAATTCAAGATAGAAGATTGATATAACGCTGCCACAATAAGGCGTGAatcagaaagaaaaatgaaaactGTCTACTACATCTCCAGGTGCAGTAGTTTTGTTTTGAAGTACAAAGAAAAAGTTATGTTTATCCATAATATAAGCTGCATTATCAGGAGCGAACTATTGTGTTGATTGAAATTCttatatttttgcatatagacataaCAATAGCGAGTGGAAAAAAAAACTTGGGTCTTGACTGCATTAAATGACAGCAATACGACAGAAAAGAAAATTAAAGTTCATATTACAATGCTACTTGGAAGTGGCACCCTCTCAGTATCCAACGTCAGATCATAAGATACCTAACAAATGATGATAAAACTCTTATATAACCTCAACTTCAATAATACTAGAGTAGAGCAAATCTTTGCTTCTGGTGTCCCGGCTTTCTGAAGTAGCGTGCTACAATGTTCCAAATATTATACATGATTCATGTCAGTCGGTTCATAATCCAAACACATTATGAAAATAATAGCCTGAATATAGGCTAGGGATATAACATATTGGAGAGCCCATTTTTTTCCAATACAGATGTCCAACTATATCTACAGGTATTAAACTAATTATGCAGAAATAGAGCCATACCCACCCATAAGAACACTAA from Cryptomeria japonica chromosome 3, Sugi_1.0, whole genome shotgun sequence harbors:
- the LOC131031037 gene encoding 15.7 kDa heat shock protein, peroxisomal, with the translated sequence MARSIVKDPLSHILPFRFAIDESAAGQVDWLETPSAHIFKVNAPGMNKDDIKVQVEDGYIIHINGEKVKEEDKPEGIWHCMERGKGSFSRQFSLPDNVKMDHIKAQVENGLLTVIVPKDSNPKSRLRNITISSKL